A single Nicotiana tabacum cultivar K326 chromosome 5, ASM71507v2, whole genome shotgun sequence DNA region contains:
- the LOC107832487 gene encoding uncharacterized protein LOC107832487, with protein MACFFPFNSRNLDASFFIFRPTIVIVDDLVEALKNFSFCTESLGCVHSAIFRSIHGNMMVWYGAWIKRSSENKDLLDALLSMLTNVSSMAILMEHGFYDAYAGESKDHSPAAKFYTGDIVSMNSAASSSHHHDMPIEHFSYTCLAIFKDRFQKMDGAVAGVCLKCQTIPKVAAIFVWKSLQCCYNYILNQDSRSVLPYFDGFSLDLKYDVFKVVYVSGDGALNFHFYPPHKMLEGKEGLHNNVTQELNRVAE; from the exons ATGGCTTGCTTTTTTCCATTTAATAGCAGAAATTTGGATGCAAGTTTTTTCATATTCAGGCCAACAATAGTGATTGTAGATGATCTTGTGGAAGCTCTCAAGAATTTCTCTTTTTGTACAGAAAGTCTTGGCTGTGTTCATAGTGCCATTTTTAGAAGTATTCATGGCAATATG ATGGTATGGTATGGAGCATGGATAAAGAGATCTAGTGAGAATAAGGACTTACTTGATGCTCTT CTCTCAATGCTGACAAATGTATCAAGCATGGCAATCCTAATGGAACATGGGTTCTATGATGCATATGCTGGAGAATCAAAGGATCATTCCCCGGCCGCGAAGTTCTACACAGGGGACATAGTTTCCATGAACTCCGCGGCCTCTTCTTCCCATCATCATGACATGCCAATCGAACATTTTTCATACACGTGCTTAGCCATATTCAAGGACCGGTTCCAGAAGATGGATGGCGCGGTTGCTGGAGTTTGCTTAAAGTGTCAAACCATACCAAAGGTTGCTGCCATTTTCGTGTGGAAATCGTTGCAATGCTGCTACAATTACATCTTGAATCAAGATTCTAGGAGTGTTCTTCCTTATTTTGatggattttcacttgatttgaagtatgatgtttttaaggttgtttATGTAAGTGGGGATGGTGCCTTAAACTTTCACTTTTACCCTCCACATAAGATGTTGGAGGGTAAAGAAGGGCTGCATAATAATGTTACTCAAGAACTGAATAGAGTTGCAGAATAG